TCATTGCCCCGATGCTACCTGGATTGTCTTCTTCCCGCTGCATCCTTGTGAGTAGATTCGTGTGAGTGTCGCCTCGCTTACCATGGTCGTGGAGTCACCCTGGCTACCCGACGGAGAACCCGATGTCCGAATGTCTGACAGATGAGATCCTCGCGAGGCTCCTCGATGGGCGGCTGACCGCGGAGGAGCTGACCCACATGCATGAGCACATGGATGAATGCTCCCAATGCCGTGAGTTCGTCCTCAGGCTCATCCACCGCACTTCCTCCCAGGAAGAGTCTCAGGAAGAGACAGCGCCGCTTCCCATCGCGGGTTGGACACCTCCCACTGAGTTCGATGAGTTCCGTCTGGTGCGCCCGCTCGGCCAGGGTGCCATGGGGGTCGTCTACCTCGCACGGGACACGAGGCTGCGACGGTTGGTCGCGGTGAAGTTCATCGCCTCGCGCCATCCGGAGGCACAGGCCCGAGAGCGGTTCCACAAGGAGGCGCAGGCCATCGCGCAACTGCAACACACCAACGTCGTCACCGTGTTCCGCATCGGCCAGGTCGGTGACCACCCCTACATCATCACCGAGTACCTCGAAGGACAGACCCTGAGCACGCTGGACCTGCCGCTGCCCTGGCGACGTGCCCTCGGTCTGGGGGTCGGTCTGGCGCGAGGGCTCGAGGCCGCCCATGCCGCGGGAGTGCTGCACCGGGATCTCAAGCCCTCCAATGCCTTTCTCACCCTCTCGGGTGAAGTGAAGCTGCTCGACTTCGGGCTGGCCGAGTTCGTCGACCACTCCGCCCCCGGCGAGTCGGGCCTCGCGCGTACCGTCGTGGGAACACCCTCCTATATGGCACCCGAGCTCTTCCAGAGAGAATCGGCGACGCCACAGAGCGATCTCTATGCGCTCGGCGTGGTCCTCTATCAGTTGTGCACGGGGAAGCTGCCCGCGCGCTCCTGGACCGGGAGCACGAAATCCCCTCCCGAGCCCGCGCGGTCCTCGGAGGACGAGGGCCCTCCTTCGCTCACCGAGGACGTGCCGGGCATCGACCTGGACTTCGCCTCGCTCATCCAGCGCTGTCTCCACGTCGCTCCCGACCAGCGCTACGGCTCCGCCGAGGCCCTGCGTGCCGCGCTCGAGAGGCTCCATGTGCCCGAGGTACGCTGGGAGGGCAATCCCTACCGGGGCCTGGCGTCCTTCGAGGCCGAGCACCGCGCGCTCTTCTTCGGGCGCGACGCCGACATCGAAGGGGTGCTCGAGCGCCTGCGCCGCCAGCCCCTCGTCCTCATCGCTGGGGACTCGGGGATCGGCAAGTCCTCACTGTGCCGCGCCGGCATCCTCCCTCGAGCCACCCAGGGCGCGCTCGACGGCTCCCGCAACTTCACGTCCCTCACGCTCCAGCCCGGCCGACGTCCTCTCGCGGCCCTCGCCGCCGCACTCGTGCCCGTCCTCAAGCGGCCAGAGGACGAGCTCGGCGCATGGCTCGCCGAGCAGCCCGGACGGCTGGGGCCGGCGCTCCGGGCCCTTTGCGGGCCGGGGCAGGGTCTGCTCCTCTTCGTCGACCAGCTCGAGGAGCTCATCACCCTCAGCGAGCCCGCCCAGGCGGAGCACTTCGCGCGACTCCTGGGTGAGCTGGGCGAGTTGACCGAGTCCTCATCCGGTGTCCGCGTGCTCGTCGCGGTGCGCGGTGATTTCCTCACCCGGGCCGGTGTGCTGCCGGGCCTGGACACCGCGTTCGAGCGGGCGCTCTACCTGTTGCGGCCCCTGAGCGCCGACGGGGTCCGCGAGGCCATTGTCGGCCCCGCCCGGGGTCGAGGCGTGACCTTCGAGGCCGCGGCCCTCCAGACCCTCGTCGAGGCCATGGCTCGGGGCTCGGGCAGCCTGCCCCTGCTCCAGTTCGCCCTGGCCGAGCTGTGGGAGCGCCGGGACTCCGTCAGGGGCCACATCACCCAGGCCTCGCTGGAGGCCATGGGCGGCGTGGCCGGCGCGTTGTCGCGCCATGCCGACGCGGTGCTCGCGCCGCTCCACGAGACCGGGCAGCGGGCCGCGCGTCAGTTGCTCGGTCTGCTCATCACGGCCGAGGGGACCCGTGGCGAGCGGAGCGAAGAGGAACTTCTCACGGTCTCCCCGGAGGCTGGCACCGCCCTGCGAGCGCTCGTCGAAGGGCGTCTGCTCCAGGCGCGCGCCGTGGGTGGACGGACCCACTACGAGCTGGCCCACGAGGCACTCATCACGAGTTGGGGGACGTTGCGCCGTTGGCTCGATGAGGACGTCGGCCAGCGCGCGCTCCGGCAGCGCCTGGAGGTGGCTCGTGCCGAGTGGGAGCGTCTGGGGCGTCCCGAGGAGCTCCTCTGGCGCAAGCGCCAGCTGGATGAGGCGCGGGCTCTCCCCGCCGCGGACCCGGGCTCGCGCGAGCAGGACTTCCTCCGCGCTTCATGGCGCGCCGTGCGCCGCGAGGAGCTGCGCCGCGGATTGGCCATGTTCCTCGTCGTGTTCCTGGTGGGAGGAATCTATGGCGGATTGAGTCTGTGGGGGCATCTGGAGACCCAGTGCGCCGTCGAAGAGAAGCGGGGCCTCGCCCGGGCGGAGTTCGCCCTGGGGCACGAATGGCGTCAGCGCGCCAGCGCCGCTCGCACTCAGGCGCTTGAGCTGTTCGACCCTGAAGGCGCCGGGACGAAAGGAGAACCGCACCAGCGCTGGGCGAAGGCCGAGGAGATCTGGCGTGAGGAGGCGATCCAGGCGTTCAACATCGCCGACACCGCCCATGCCGAAGCGTGGCGAGCCCTCGAAGATATCCTCGAGCGCGTTGGCAATGAGACGGATACGCACGAGCTTCGCATCCAGCTCACCCATGAGCGCCTCCTGCTCGCCGAGGAATTCCACCGCACGGAGGCAAGCGCCCAGTTCCTCCTGGACCTCAAGCGGCTGACGGCCACGGACCCCGTCTGGCGGGAGCGGCTCGATGCGTTGGCGGGGCTCGAGGTCCAGACCACGCCACCGGGCGCGGGTGTCGAACTCTGTCGGTACAAGAAGTCCAAAGGCATGTGGCAGTGCGAGCCCGTGAGTTTGCCCAGCCCCCAGACGCCCATCGCCCGGCTGTCTCTCGAGGCGGGCTCCTATCATCTCCGCTTCACCCGAGAGGGCCAGGCGCCGGTCGATCTTCCACTCCTGCTCGAGCGGGGCAAGACCGAGCAGATCCAGATCAACCTTCCTTCCTCCGTGCCCGAAGACTACGTCTACATTCCCCCCGGGTGCTTCCTTATGGGCAGCAACGATCTGGAAGAAGTGCGGGACTTCATGCGCAGCATGCCGATGCACAAGCGCTGCATGAAGGAGGGAGAGGGCTACCTCATGGGCAAGTACGAGGTGACCCTGGACGACTGGATAAGGTATCTCGAATCCGGGGCCGCGACGGAGGAGGAGCGAAACCTGCTGGTGACGGAGAAATCCAGCGCGTGGGGGGCGCTCACGCTGCGGCCCCTGGGCGCTGACTCCTGGGAGTTTTCCCTCAAGCTGGCGAGTGGGGACGTCCTCACGGCGCGCGACGACCAGCGTCTGCGCTACCCCCACCGGAGCTTGCGCCAGGAGCAGAACTGGAGACGATTCCCCCTCGCGGGGGTCTCCGCCAAGGAACTCTCGGGCTACCTCTCCTGGTTGAACCGCACCGAGCTGCCGGGAGTGCGCCTGTGCAATGAGATGGAGTGGGTGCGTGCCGCTCGAGGTGCCGACGATCGCAGGTATCCGCACGGCTCCCAACTCGAGCCGGACGATGCCAATTTCGATGAGACCTATGGCCGTCAGCCCGAGAACTTCGGGCCCGATGAGGTCGGCGCCCATCCCGCCGCGGTGAGTCCCTTTGGCATCCACGACATGGCGGGCAATGTCTCCGAGATGGTTCAACCGCCGGTCGCGGATCTCGGTGACATCGTCATTCCGGGGGGCGCCTGGTATTTCGAGCGCATCGTGGCGTTCATTCCCAATCGTCAGGCATTCACCGCCACGTCTCGGGATGTCACCGTGGGTGTGCGCCTGTGCGCCTCATGGCCCCCGCGGTGATGCGCGGATGAGAATTTCCGCATAACTCCGTGGGCGGTGCCTTCTTCTCTCATGAACCCGGAAGAGAGGATCATGATGAAGAATCGACTGGTCGTTGTGGCTTGTCTCATGGTGGGCACTCCTGTACTCGCCGCACCTCCGCGGCCGCGGCCCTGCCAGGACCGGAGCCCCGACCGCAATGGCACACGACAGGGCACGCTCCTCTGGGGCATGAATGGAGAGGGCGTGCTGGCATCGGTGGCGCTGGACGGTGCGCGGCTCGAGGACAAGACCCTGTCGGGACTGCGACTGGAGAGGGGGCACCTGGTGGCCTCTCCCGATTCTCCCTCCCTGGAGGGTGTGGTGTTCCAGGGGAAGACCCTCGATGGCAAATCCGTGGAGGTGGCGCTCTGCCTCGCCGAGCCCTATCAGATGGATCCCTCCCAGGTGAGGTACCAGATCGAGGTGTGGAAGCCAGAGCACGCGATGTGGGAGAACCCGTGCATGGCCACGGACCCTGTGTCCACGCCGCGAGCGCTGGCCGTGCCGGGGGTGTGGGATGCATCCGGTGCTCGCCAGGAGATGGCGGGGGCGTTCACCTTCGCGTGTGAGGCCGGCGCCATCGCCAAGTGTGTGGAGTGGCGCTACAAGCCATGGGCGAAGAAGGATGGGAAATCGCTGGCGGACATTCACCAGGCGTGCACGCGCATGGCGAGGGCGGACTACTGCGGGAATGGGAACAGCCACACGCGGGATGGCAACTCCATTGACGTCTACGATGGGCTGAAGGTGATGGAGCGCTCGACGGTGTCGAACGAGCTCTGGGATGTGCGGCGGGGTTCGTTCGAGGCGGCGTGGAGCACCGAGGGCGCTTTGTGTTTGTCACATACGCGAGACGGGCGGGCGGTGGAGGAGGTGATGGCGGAATGCCCCAATCTTTTCCAGAGATCGGACAAGGATCTGGGCGAGGGCGACCAGTGCACGGTGGTGCGCAAGGGGGCGAACGTCGAAGAGGCGCCGCTGCGCAACCGCTCGTATGGCCATGGCGAGCAGGCCCTGTTTCAGGGCGCGGTGCCATAGGCTTCGCTTCGAGGCGTGCTGGGGGCGATGGCTCGCAGGGGGGCATCGCTGCCCAGGGCGATGAAGGGGGCCCAGTCTTGGGGATGGGACTCGGGATGCTCTTTCCGAAACGAGCGCATGGCTTCGCGAAGGGCGGAGGCGCGCCCCTGTCCCGCCAACAGGTTGCGGTAGTAGCGGTAGTAGATGTTCATGAGCTCTTGGGTGGAGTCGTCGTTCACCTTCCATAGACTCATGATCACGGTCTCGGCGCCGGCGATCACCAGGGCGCGGCGCAGACCATAAATGCCCTGGCCCAGGCGGACCTGGCTGCGGCCGGTGTCGCAGGCGGACAGGACGACGAGCTGGGTGCCCCAGAGATCGAGCCCGGCCAGTTCCGCCGCGGTGGCGAGGGAGACATCGGAATCCGTCACCCATCCGAAAAACCGACGCATCTTTCCCCCTCTCCAAGGCCATGTGACACCTGCGCTGGGCCAGTGCCCTCATGAAATGCTCAGAGCCGACGCCGTTGGCAGCCAACCGTCGAGCATGCTCGGGTACTTCATTGAAAGTAGACATTCAGGTATTCATGTTGGCTGAACACCAATCCGGCATCCATCGGGAGGGTTTCGGCAATCCCTCTCTTCCCACGAGACCGACGACTCCACCTCCGAGCGATGGCTCGGAGGTGAGGTCCAGGCTGGATGCTCTCAGCAGTCATCCCACTTGGCGTCCGAGAAGGCACCGCCGCCCGCCTGGCCGCAGTAGTATCTGCCGTAGTTCGTGCAGTTGCCGTAGGCGACGTTCGGGAAAGGGCCATGCCACTTCGAGCACTTGACGTAACAACAGGCGGCCGCTTCCCCCACCTTCCCCGCGCCAGTCTGTCCGTCCGTCCAGGGCGAGGGCTCCTCCGAAGTGGTGGTTGGATTCCCGGAAGCCGAGGTCTGCGTGGGGGCAGGGGTCTGCGTCTCCTCCTGCGAGACCTCGGGGCCACCACACCCCACCGCGAGGGCCGCTCCCAACATCAACATGCTCATGCCAGCGAAAATGCTCTTCATGAAATAGACCTTTCTTCAATGATGCAAGCGAACGAACGTGACGCCAGGACAACTGCCTGACGTTTCTTCCAGGTACTGCTCTCGTCGCGGAGGATCCCCCCGATCCTCCGCCCTTCATTTCAATAGAAGGGGGACGTGGGCGACCTATGCAGGGAATTTGCGTTGTTTTTCGCCCGTCCCGTTTCGTGAGGTACCTGACTCGGGGGAGGCCGCATCACAAAAAGAAACCCCGCCACCGGTGGGACCGGGGCGGGGCATGACGGGCAGGGAGCCCGCCTTACTTGTCGGCTACTGGCCGTCGAGCTTGCCGTCCAGGTTGCGATCGAGCGCGATGCGCACGCCAGAGCCCGGCGGAACCGCGGTGAAGGTCACCTCCTGGCCTGCCTTGATCGCCAGCGCGCGCAGGGCCGTGGTGGTGATGTTCGCGGAGCCGTCGTCGGGCTTCCACGTCCCCGCCCCGCGGTCGTAGAGGAAGCCCTTCGGCTTGCCGCCCACGACCGTCTTCGCCACCAGGTCGGCCTCGTAGGTGGCGCCGCCCAGCACCTTCGACACGAACGGCGCCTTGGCGCGCGCGATGAGCAGATCGATGCGCGTGCCGACGGTGGCGGCGTTCGTCGACGTGAGCGTCACCTGCTGGCCCACGACGGGCGCCAGATCGGAGTCCGCCGCCAGCATGAAGGCCTCCACGTTGCGGCGGTCGGTGTCACCCGGGAAGCCCACGAGCGGCCCACCGACGCTGGTGTTGGAGAACACGATGGCGCTGAAGAAGCGGAACAGGGTGTCCACCGCGCCGTCATGCGTGAAGCCGAAGCCGCGGATCTGGTCTCCCATCGGCCCCGTCTCCGGATGCTGGAAGAAGCTGCTGTCCGGGAAGCCGAACATGCCGACCTTCGTGTACATGTTGCGCACGTGGGGAATCTTCATGATCTGGCTGATTCCCTCGAAGCTCGACTTGCCGTCGGTGCCGTAGAAGCCCTGCGAGGCGTCAATGGCATGGCAGCCGTTGCAGTTGAAGCCGGTGTCCGTGCCGATCGCGATGCCGTCCACTCGCCGGCTGCCGAAGTAGAAGTCGCGGCCGGACTGCTGGGCGGTGGTGAGCGAGTTGTCCAACTTGCGGATGGGGTTGGGCGGCAGCTGCACCTGGAGCTGGAAGGCGGTGAACTTGTTCATCTCCTCCTCGGTCGGGATCGACACGCGGCCGAGCAGCCCCTCGAACGCCACGATGAAGTTCTTGAACGACACGTCCTCCGCGTTCGAGTTGACGCCGAAGAACCCATTCGAGCGGTCACCCCGCCAGTGCATGGCGCCCGAGTTCGCCATGCCGCGCAGGGTCTGCGTCGTCATGGGCCCCTTCATCGGGTGGAAGGAGTGCTGGTCGCCGGTGCCGTTGATGGGCGAGCCCGGGTGCCCGGTGAGCGCATTGAACGCGCCGATCGCCAGATCGCTCGCGAGGCGCTTGTCGATGGGGTTGGAGGACACCTCGTCGTCCGGGTTGCCCAGATCCCACGCGAGCTCGTCCTTGTCGCCGAAGATGTGGCAGCTGGCGCAGGAGGCCTCGCCGTTGGCG
Above is a window of Cystobacter fuscus DNA encoding:
- a CDS encoding bifunctional serine/threonine-protein kinase/formylglycine-generating enzyme family protein, whose product is MSECLTDEILARLLDGRLTAEELTHMHEHMDECSQCREFVLRLIHRTSSQEESQEETAPLPIAGWTPPTEFDEFRLVRPLGQGAMGVVYLARDTRLRRLVAVKFIASRHPEAQARERFHKEAQAIAQLQHTNVVTVFRIGQVGDHPYIITEYLEGQTLSTLDLPLPWRRALGLGVGLARGLEAAHAAGVLHRDLKPSNAFLTLSGEVKLLDFGLAEFVDHSAPGESGLARTVVGTPSYMAPELFQRESATPQSDLYALGVVLYQLCTGKLPARSWTGSTKSPPEPARSSEDEGPPSLTEDVPGIDLDFASLIQRCLHVAPDQRYGSAEALRAALERLHVPEVRWEGNPYRGLASFEAEHRALFFGRDADIEGVLERLRRQPLVLIAGDSGIGKSSLCRAGILPRATQGALDGSRNFTSLTLQPGRRPLAALAAALVPVLKRPEDELGAWLAEQPGRLGPALRALCGPGQGLLLFVDQLEELITLSEPAQAEHFARLLGELGELTESSSGVRVLVAVRGDFLTRAGVLPGLDTAFERALYLLRPLSADGVREAIVGPARGRGVTFEAAALQTLVEAMARGSGSLPLLQFALAELWERRDSVRGHITQASLEAMGGVAGALSRHADAVLAPLHETGQRAARQLLGLLITAEGTRGERSEEELLTVSPEAGTALRALVEGRLLQARAVGGRTHYELAHEALITSWGTLRRWLDEDVGQRALRQRLEVARAEWERLGRPEELLWRKRQLDEARALPAADPGSREQDFLRASWRAVRREELRRGLAMFLVVFLVGGIYGGLSLWGHLETQCAVEEKRGLARAEFALGHEWRQRASAARTQALELFDPEGAGTKGEPHQRWAKAEEIWREEAIQAFNIADTAHAEAWRALEDILERVGNETDTHELRIQLTHERLLLAEEFHRTEASAQFLLDLKRLTATDPVWRERLDALAGLEVQTTPPGAGVELCRYKKSKGMWQCEPVSLPSPQTPIARLSLEAGSYHLRFTREGQAPVDLPLLLERGKTEQIQINLPSSVPEDYVYIPPGCFLMGSNDLEEVRDFMRSMPMHKRCMKEGEGYLMGKYEVTLDDWIRYLESGAATEEERNLLVTEKSSAWGALTLRPLGADSWEFSLKLASGDVLTARDDQRLRYPHRSLRQEQNWRRFPLAGVSAKELSGYLSWLNRTELPGVRLCNEMEWVRAARGADDRRYPHGSQLEPDDANFDETYGRQPENFGPDEVGAHPAAVSPFGIHDMAGNVSEMVQPPVADLGDIVIPGGAWYFERIVAFIPNRQAFTATSRDVTVGVRLCASWPPR
- a CDS encoding ADYC domain-containing protein encodes the protein MMKNRLVVVACLMVGTPVLAAPPRPRPCQDRSPDRNGTRQGTLLWGMNGEGVLASVALDGARLEDKTLSGLRLERGHLVASPDSPSLEGVVFQGKTLDGKSVEVALCLAEPYQMDPSQVRYQIEVWKPEHAMWENPCMATDPVSTPRALAVPGVWDASGARQEMAGAFTFACEAGAIAKCVEWRYKPWAKKDGKSLADIHQACTRMARADYCGNGNSHTRDGNSIDVYDGLKVMERSTVSNELWDVRRGSFEAAWSTEGALCLSHTRDGRAVEEVMAECPNLFQRSDKDLGEGDQCTVVRKGANVEEAPLRNRSYGHGEQALFQGAVP